The sequence AAGCATCAATCGCTTTTTGGGCTTTGCCGGCGAAGTATTTCGCTAACATGTTTCTGAACTCAATCAGTTCCGATTCGGATTTAATGCTATTAATAGCATTCATGAGTTCCATTTGTGCTAATTCACTATACGACATAATATTTTCCTTTCTTGCTATTCGGTTGCAAAGATAGAGTTTATTTTTGAAAGTTCCAAGTTTTTGGGGACTTTTTGTACATAAAACGGTGATCCCGATCTGACAGATATAAACCAGTGCCCTGAATCAGGGCAGTGGTTGGGGGATGCCGTCGCGATTCGCGACACTGCCCGGTTTTAGCAGGGAATCCGCGTGAACTGGCAGAAAACAGCTTATCCTACAGAGTAATCCCTTTCGCAGAGTTATCGCTTAACGAACAAAGAGAGCCGTGCCGCGGGGCATGGCTCTCTGATTGTTTCTACGCTTGGATGAAGGCTACTTTGTGGCGGTTCTTTGACGAGGGGGTGCTGGGGCGGACGGCAAAGTGCAGCCACACGGCACCGTAGCGATTCTTTTCTATCAGCAGCTCGTCGAACTCCTGCTGCGATTCCCGGGCGTAGGCCAGCAGGATGGCGGCATAGGTGATGGCTTGCTCCATGCCGCTGGTACGGATATCGGCCACGCATATTCTTGCGAAGATGGTCTAACGAACCGTTACGCCAAGGCGGAATAACTGCTGTCCTGACAGCGTTATCTATATTTTTAAGTTCAAGTGCTCTGCGCCGCCACGGCGCGGGCACTTTTTTTATTAGAAGTATTCTCTTACGGCAAATTCAAATTGCTCGATGAATATTTTCTTGAAAGCATAAAGGTTGTTCTGCTCGTAAAAAATAAGCATTGCCTTTTTGTAATCAATAGAGTCAACGGAACGAAAACTTAGTGGACAATAGCCATTGGCTATCAGAATGGCATTGCTGGTGATGCGGGCTGTGCGTTTGTTGCCATCCGCGAAAGCCTGAATATATGATAGAAGCACGAGGGTAAGGAGTGCTTTCTCAAACACATTTTCTTTACTATTGATCAAGTCACACGTGTCATGCAGAGCCTCACGAATCTGGAATTCATTATCAAGCGGATGATAATTGGTACCAGTGATTCCCACACGACGATGGCGGATACCTCTGTCGACAGATAATTCTTTGGTAAGTAACTGATGAATGTCTTCGATATGGCTGATTGTCAAATGTTGCAGATAATCAGGATTGTCGAGCACAAATCGTAAGGCATCTTTATGATTAAGCAGCATCACAGCTTCTTCTTTTGTCTTTCCGTCAGCAGTCTTACTCTCTCGCAGCAGGCGCTCTGTCTCAAGAAGCGAATAAGTATTTCCCTCTATTTGCGATGATTTCCAGCTGAGGTCGATACCCAAACGTTCCATCTCTTTGCGGTATTCGTTTTCTGTCATTTCACTAATGTGCTGCTTGAACTCTGCCTGCAGTTCATTCAGAAGCGCTATCTCATCGTCGGTAAAAAGCGTTACAACTGGGAGCTGTTGACGAATCAAATCAAAATTGAAAGAAGTCTGCACCTGTCGTTTATCCTGATCCTGCGAAAAATAGGTATCCAAATTTAGTGGCATCAGTAAGTGAGCTTGATCTGATAACCGATATCGAGTTGCGCGAGCCTTTCCTTCTACAACGATGCTGCCGTCTTTTACGCCCGACGCAATCATACGTTTCATGGTGGCATCACTACCTTCAAAGGCGATACCCTTTGCTATATCATCACGCGTAGATAGGGGATGATAGTGCAGATACTGTAATAATTCTCTTGCTATATCCATAACTAAGTTCACGAAATCGGTGCAAATATAGTGATTTTTCCCTAATTATCGGCTCATTTTGAGCTTAAAAAAGCATAAATAGCAACAGTTTTGAGCCGATTTAACCTGAACCTCGCTTAACGAACAAAGAGAGCCGTGCCGCTGGGGCATGGCTCTCTGATTGTTTCTAGGCTTGGATGAAGGCTACTTTGTGGCGGTTCTTTGACGAGGGGGTGCTGGGGCGGACGGCAAAGTGCAGCCACACGGCACCGTAGCGATTCTTTTCTATCAGCAGCTCGTCGAACTCCTGCTGCGATTCCCGGGCGTAGGCCAGCAGGATGGCGGCATAGGTGATGGCTTGCTCCATCCCGCTGGTACGGATGTCGGCGGCGCAACCTGTCAGATGGTTGCTGGTGGGCGCTCCCCCAACCTTCCGGTTCAACTGCGGCGAGCGATAGCCCGAGTTGATCACAATAGATCGTCCGGTCCGTTCTCTCAGCGCTTCCAGCCATGTGCATAGGCGTTTTAGATTTGCTATCGCCTCATGGCTAGGGATGTTATACACTTCGGGATGACTACTACTCTTTGTCATCTCACCTAGAGTGAAGTGCTCGGAGAGGTTTGCATTACTGTTTAACTGAACTATGGATTCCATAATGTTTAATGTTTAATCTTTAATGTTTAATTTACCTTTCTCTTCTTGTTCACGTTCAGTGGTGTACTATGGGGGAAGGCCTGGCTGTAGGCGCTGTCGAGGGCTTTCAGATCTATCTTGTAGTAGCTGATGACTGTACGTACAGCTACAATAGCGCGCAGCAGTTCGCGGTGCTTGCGCGGATAGAGACTGGGCTTTGGCAACTCGTTCCAGCCCTCCTGCTCGCACAGGTGGCACACGTGCCAGATAAAATCATCATTGGCCTGTGGGCCGAACCACAGCTTCAGTATGTTACGTATGCAGTAGCGTTTGCACTGCATGCCAAGCAGGCGCCTTGTGCGCTCCAGCCGTAGCCAGAGCTGCACAAAGCATTCGCGGGTATTATCTACTTGTATCATAGGTTGGCGTATTTTTGTTTAAACTGTTCGGTTTTACAATAGCGACGACTCACCTCGTCGTACACCAGATGACCGCGGGTTTGCCATTGGCGCAGGGCACTATCGCCATCGCCTTGCCTGCCTTGCTGCTGGCGCATCAGCATATACTGCTCGCGGGTAAACTCATCGGGCAGCAGGCGCAACAGGTTCTTGGGGCCCGAGCGGCGCTGTATCTCAACTTCCTCGCGCAACTCCTTCTCCAACTGGTCGCCAAAGTACAGCATCTTGCACCACAGGTTGTACTGCTCGCTCCAACGCACAAAGTCGGC is a genomic window of Xylanibacter ruminicola 23 containing:
- a CDS encoding D-Ala-D-Ala carboxypeptidase family metallohydrolase; translated protein: MESIVQLNSNANLSEHFTLGEMTKSSSHPEVYNIPSHEAIANLKRLCTWLEALRERTGRSIVINSGYRSPQLNRKVGGAPTSNHLTGCAADIRTSGMEQAITYAAILLAYARESQQEFDELLIEKNRYGAVWLHFAVRPSTPSSKNRHKVAFIQA
- a CDS encoding Fic family protein; translation: MDIARELLQYLHYHPLSTRDDIAKGIAFEGSDATMKRMIASGVKDGSIVVEGKARATRYRLSDQAHLLMPLNLDTYFSQDQDKRQVQTSFNFDLIRQQLPVVTLFTDDEIALLNELQAEFKQHISEMTENEYRKEMERLGIDLSWKSSQIEGNTYSLLETERLLRESKTADGKTKEEAVMLLNHKDALRFVLDNPDYLQHLTISHIEDIHQLLTKELSVDRGIRHRRVGITGTNYHPLDNEFQIREALHDTCDLINSKENVFEKALLTLVLLSYIQAFADGNKRTARITSNAILIANGYCPLSFRSVDSIDYKKAMLIFYEQNNLYAFKKIFIEQFEFAVREYF